Sequence from the Pirellulales bacterium genome:
GTCTTGGGGGGGCGACCGCGAGCCAACGATCGAATTGCCGGGGTGAACGCAGCCGGATCAATTGGACCCATGAAAATCCGGCAAAATCGTGCCCAGCGAAAAAAAGCCCGGCGCGACATACATCGCACCGGGCGTTGTTGAAATTCATCGCGTTGGCACGAATCAAACCATGGGCCTAGGGCCGCACCGTTAGCACGCTTTGTCTTTTCCCGGACGCGCCGCGCCCGTCGTGACATGCAAATCGTGCTTCAACTCGTGCACCAAGCGGCTCGAATCAAGCGGCTTGCAGAACCAGCGATTGACACCTTGCGGACCCGTGCTCACGCCCATCTCCGTCGACCGCGAGCCACTCACAGCCACAACGTGCAATCCGTTCAACTGCGGATTGCTGCGGATTGCGGAGATGGTCGTGGGCCCATCGCAACGCGGCATTCGCATGTCGAGCAGCACGACATCGGGCCGTTTATGCGTCGCCAGGTAGTCGAGAGCATGGCATCCATCCGAAGCGGTTTCGACGCGGAACCCGTTCGACCGCAGAACGCCCGCCAAAAGCGCGCTTTCGTTCTCGTTGTCTTCCACCACGAGCGCCACCGGCTTGCGTCGGAGACTGGCCGGCTGTTCTGTCTGGATCGGGGCGTTCAGCGGATCTTGCACGATCTGCCGCGGCAGCGATTCAGCCCGGACAACAGGAGTGTTCGAATCCGCATTGTTCTTCGATGCCTCGCCGTTCGAAGCCGGTCCGCTGGCAATCGCGGCTTCCAAGGCATTCAATTGGGACATGGCGAGTTTCAGTTTGGCATTGGCGTCGTTGAGATCGCCGGCCGCTATTTCAGTTTGAGCAATTTGAATGGCCAGGCCGGCAGTGTTCAGGTGATTCCGCAACTGGTGAACCCATTTGCGCGACAACGCAACGGCCTCGGCCGGTTGGGCGGCAACCGCCGGAGCCGAATTCGCCGGGCGAGCGGTTGCCGGAGCCGGAGCGGGAGCGGGGACGGGAATCTTTCCCGCAGAAGGCCTTGGCCGCGTCTTGCCATTCAATGGACCGGCGCCGGCAGCGTCTTTTTCTGCCACTTCATTCCGGAGCACCAACACCTCGCGCGGGGCATTCACGCCCACGCGCACCGTATTGCC
This genomic interval carries:
- a CDS encoding response regulator, with translation MLVLSRRPQEKIVFPQLGIEVEVLNVSGNTVRVGVNAPREVLVLRNEVAEKDAAGAGPLNGKTRPRPSAGKIPVPAPAPAPATARPANSAPAVAAQPAEAVALSRKWVHQLRNHLNTAGLAIQIAQTEIAAGDLNDANAKLKLAMSQLNALEAAIASGPASNGEASKNNADSNTPVVRAESLPRQIVQDPLNAPIQTEQPASLRRKPVALVVEDNENESALLAGVLRSNGFRVETASDGCHALDYLATHKRPDVVLLDMRMPRCDGPTTISAIRSNPQLNGLHVVAVSGSRSTEMGVSTGPQGVNRWFCKPLDSSRLVHELKHDLHVTTGAARPGKDKAC